A stretch of DNA from Carbonactinospora thermoautotrophica:
TGCCAACGAGCTCGCTCAGATCTGTTCCCGGTTCGACGTCGATGTGCTGGACGTGATCACGGCGGCCAACACCATTCCAAAAGGCGATGGCCGGGTGAACATCCTTCTGCCGAGTGTCGGTGTGGGCGGTTCCTGCCTGACGAAGGATCCCTGGATGCTGGCGCGTACCGCGCGGGATCGCGGCGTCACCTTGCGTACCGTCGCCGTGGCGCGGGCTGTCAACGACGCGATGCCGCGCTATACCGCCGAACTCATCGTGGACGAACTGCGCATGCTCGGTAAGGACCCCGCTCGCTCCAAGGTCGCGGTACTGGGGCTCGCCTACAAGAACAACACCGGGGACTTGCGTGCCACACCGACCGTGCCGGTCATCGCACTGCTGCGGGAAGCCGGGGTTGAGGTCTCGGCCTTCGACCCGCTCGTGGACAGAGGGGAGGCAGAAAAGATCGTGGGCGTAGAGCCGACCGCCTCCCTCGCTGACGCGGTTCGAGGCGCCGATTGCCTGGCTGTCCTCGCCCACCATCGGACCTTCGAGGACTTGGACTTCGCCGCTCTCCGGGAGGAGGTCACCATGCCGTGCCTGGTACTCGACGGGCGCGCCTATTACTCCAAGGCGACCATCGCCATGCTGCGGCGGCTCGGCTTCGCCTATCGCGGGATAGGACGGTAACGGCATGGCGCGCGTGGTTGTCACCGGCGGTTGCGGTTTCGTCGGCAGTCACCTCGTGGACCGGCTGCTGCGGCAGGGGTACGAGGTGATCGCGTACGATGTCTCCCCGCCGCCTCCCGATCAGCGCGGCGACTCCGTCCGGTACCTCGCCGGCGACATCCGGGACAGGGCGAGGCTGGCCACCGCGATCACCGAAGGCGTGGACGTCGTCTACCACCTGGCCGCCGTGGTGGGAGTCGACCGCTACCTGGCGCAACCACTCGATGTCATCGACATCACGGTCAGCGGCACCAGGAACGTCTTGGAGTTGGCCACCCAGGTGGGCGCCAAGGTCGTCGTCTCCAGCACCAGCGAGGTCTACGGCAGGAACCCGGCGGTTCCCTGGCCGGAGGACGCCGACCGGGTGCTCGGGAGCACGGCGGCGGAACGCTGGAGTTACTCCTCGAGCAAGGCCCTCGCCGAACACCTGACCTTCGCGTTCGCCCGCCAACGCGGCCTGCGCGCGACCATCGTCCGCTACTTCAACGTCTACGGGCCCCGGCAACGCCCCGCCTACGTCGTGAGCCGCAGCATCCACCGTGCGCTGCGCGGCCTTCCGCCGGTTGTCTACGACGACGGACAGCAGACCCGTTGCTTCACCTACATCGACGACGCGATCGACGCCACCCTCCGCGCCGGCACCGATCCCCGCGCGGATGGAGAGTGCTTCAACATCGGAAGCACGGAGGAAACCACCGTGGGCGAAGTCATCGAGCTCGTCTCCCAACTGACCGGCCTGAGCCCATGTCTTGTCTCTGTCGATACCGACCAGCGCCTGGGCGTCGGCTACCAGGATGTACGTCGCCGGGTCCCGGACACCGCAAAGGCCCGCGCTCTCCTCGGTTGGTGCAGTACGACTCCGCTACGCACGGGCCTGATGCGAACGATCGAGTGGGCGCGCGAACACCCGTGGTGGCTGGAGCTACCGGAGGGCGGTGCGGGGTGAGTCCCGCGCCTGAGCTTGTCGTTTAGCCTGCTCGTTTTCTGTCGGGCGGTGAGGGTGAGGTCTGGTTTGGTGGTCTTGCCGACGTGGTGGCGCGGTGCGGGGTGGCGGTTGGTGGAGCCGGGTGGGTGTCCGGGGCCGGGCCGGCTGGGTTTCGGTGCGCGGGCGGGGGGGGTGGTCTTCACGCGCGGAGGTTTCGGAACCCGCGGCGGACCCGGGCGGGGGTGAGCCGGCCCGGGGTGGCGGGCCGTTCCCAGGGGCGGCGCGGGCCGGCGGCGAGGGTGCGGGCGAGCCGGAGCCGGGTATACGCGGCGGTGATCAGCCAGGTCCAGCGGTCGGCGGCCTGGGGGTCACGGAGTCTGGGGGTGGTCCAGCCGGGGGTCTGTTCGACCAGCTGGACGGTGTGCTCCAGGTCGAAGCGGCGCAGAAACGCCTGCCAGAGCCGGTCGACATCCAGCCCGGTGGCGCCGGTGGCCGAGGACCACAGTGGGCTTCCCCCGCTTCGGCGGACACGTGATTTTCATGCCGCGAGCGGTTGCTCACGATAGCGGTGCTCGGCCTCCTCGGGGGTGAGGTAGCCGATGGAGGAGTGTCGGCGTCGGCGGTTGTAGTGCACCGCGATCCACTCGAACACCGCGGCTCTTGCCTCGGCGCGCGTGCGCCAGATTCGGGTGCCGATCTCGGTCTTCAGCGAGGCGAAGAACGACTCGGCGACCGCGTTGTCGAAGCACGACCCGACCCGGCCCATCGACTGGCGCACCCCCAGTTGCCCGCAGAGGGTGCGGAACTGCGCGGAGGTGTACTGGGTGCCGCGATCGGAGTGGAAGATCGCCTGCTCGGCGAGCGCGCCGCGGCCGGCGGCGGCGCGGATCGCGTCGCAGACCAGTTCGGCACGCAGGTGCTCGGCCATCGAGTAGCCGACCACCTTGCGGGTGGCCAGGTCGAGCACGGTGGCCAGGTACAGCCAGCCCTCCTCGGTGGGCAGGTAGGTGATGTCACCGACCAGCTTCTCCCCCGGCCGCTCGGCGGTGAAGTCGCGGCCGGTCAGGTCCGGCGCCGGCGCGGCCTGCGTGTCCTGTTTGGTCAGACACCGGCGGCGCCGCCGGTGCACCCCGACCAGGTCATGCTCGCGCATCAGGCGGGCCACCCGCTTGCGGGAGCAGCGCACCCCGTGGCCTTGGCGCAGCTCGGCGTGCACCCGCGGGCTGCCGTAGGTGCCCCGCGACCCGGAGTGGATGGCGCGGATCTTCTCGGCCAGCGCCGCGTCCTCGCGCTGCCGGCGGCTCTCGCCGCGGTTCTTCCACGCGTAATAGCCCGCGCGCGACACACCCAGCACGCGGCACATCAGGGAGACCTCATGGTGTGCCTCCTCCGCGAGGATCAGCCGATACTTCATCGCCGCTGATCCGTCTTTCGTGCGAAGAAAGCCGCAGCCTTCTTGAGGATCTCCCGCTCCTCGCGGAGCACGC
This window harbors:
- a CDS encoding NAD-dependent epimerase/dehydratase family protein, producing MARVVVTGGCGFVGSHLVDRLLRQGYEVIAYDVSPPPPDQRGDSVRYLAGDIRDRARLATAITEGVDVVYHLAAVVGVDRYLAQPLDVIDITVSGTRNVLELATQVGAKVVVSSTSEVYGRNPAVPWPEDADRVLGSTAAERWSYSSSKALAEHLTFAFARQRGLRATIVRYFNVYGPRQRPAYVVSRSIHRALRGLPPVVYDDGQQTRCFTYIDDAIDATLRAGTDPRADGECFNIGSTEETTVGEVIELVSQLTGLSPCLVSVDTDQRLGVGYQDVRRRVPDTAKARALLGWCSTTPLRTGLMRTIEWAREHPWWLELPEGGAG
- a CDS encoding IS3 family transposase (programmed frameshift); translated protein: MGRPSKYSEEFRRDAVALVRERQRPVKQVARELGVNPETLRGWVKRDRIDRGEGAPGELTTAEREELRALRREVRVLREEREILKKGCGFLRTKDGSAAMKYRLILAEEAHHEVSLMCRVLGVSRAGYYAWKNRGESRRQREDAALAEKIRAIHSGSRGTYGSPRVHAELRQGHGVRCSRKRVARLMREHDLVGVHRRRRRCLTKQDTQAAPAPDLTGRDFTAERPGEKLVGDITYLPTEEGWLYLATVLDLATRKVVGYSMAEHLRAELVCDAIRAAAGRGALAEQAIFHSDRGTQYTSAQFRTLCGQLGVRQSMGRVGSCFDNAVAESFFASLKTEIGTRIWRTRAEARAAVFEWIAVHYNRRRRHSSIGYLTPEEAEHRYREQPLAA